From Myxocyprinus asiaticus isolate MX2 ecotype Aquarium Trade chromosome 10, UBuf_Myxa_2, whole genome shotgun sequence, the proteins below share one genomic window:
- the LOC127447524 gene encoding ras-related protein Rab-20-like — MPQASRTKKPDVKVVILGDMNVGKTSLLHRYTERKFKDTISTVGGAFFLKQWGPYNISIWDTAGREQFHGLGSMYCRGAAAVIFTYDVTNWQSLAELENRFLSLTDTANTDCIFAIVGNKADLTDSLAQGPDTEGEQGNEPQSVVTCPTPPASLLLHKQVSREDAVALYGRVLRYKGLEEKACIPAERVCFETSAKTGYNVDVLFETLFDLVLPSILKKRSEGESSTVDLETPMEVKSTKAGCCA; from the exons ATGCCTCAAGCATCAAGGACCAAGAAACCCGACGTGAAAGTCGTCATTCTGGGAGACATGAACGTGGGAAAGACTTCTCTCCTGCACAGATACACGGAGAGGAAATTTAAAGACACCATCAGCACAGTCGGAGGGGCGTTCTTTCTGAAACAGTGGGGACCCTACAACATATCCATATGGGACACTGCAG GTCGGGAGCAATTCCATGGCCTCGGCTCTATGTACTGCCGTGGCGCGGCTGCAGTCATCTTTACCTATGATGTTACAAACTGGCAGAGTCTGGCTGAGCTAGAGAACCGCTTCCTGTCCCTGACCGATACCGCCAACACTGATTGCATTTTTGCCATAGTGGGTAACAAAGCAGACCTGACTGACTCTCTCGCTCAAGGCCCGGACACAGAGGGCGAGCAAGGGAATGAACCCCAGTCTGTCGTCACATGTCCAACTCCTCCTGCAAGTCTACTACTGCACAAACAGGTTAGCAGAGAGGATGCCGTGGCCCTGTATGGGCGCGTGTTACGCTACAAAGGCCTGGAGGAGAAAGCATGTATACCTGCCGAAAGAGTGTGCTTTGAGACAAGTGCTAAAACAGGCTACAATGtggatgttttgtttgaaacCCTCTTTGATCTGGTTCTGCCCTCCATCCTGAAGAAAAGGAGTGAGGGAGAGAGCTCCACAGTGGACCTGGAGACACCGATGGAGGTGAAAAGTACTAAAGCTGGATGCTGTGCGTAG